In one window of Gossypium hirsutum isolate 1008001.06 chromosome A01, Gossypium_hirsutum_v2.1, whole genome shotgun sequence DNA:
- the LOC107921761 gene encoding uncharacterized protein: MKTGEPVNEYFARTLTIVNKMKTNGENKTNAKVVSKILRSMTFKFNYVVCSIEESKDTSILTIDELQSSLLVHKQRINMSSLVEEAQALKISSMEQFGSRGRGRCS, encoded by the coding sequence ATGAAGACTGGTGAACCTGTCAATGAATATTTTGCTCGAACTCTCACAATAGTCAACAAGATGAAAACAAATGGTGAAAACAAGACAAATGCTAAAGTGGTCTCAAAAATTCTGAGATCAATGACTTTCAAGTTTAACTATGTTGTGTGTTCCATTGAGGAATCTAAAGACACAAGCATCTTGACTATTGATGAATTACAAAGCAGCTTGTTGGTGCATAAGCAACGCATCAACATGAGTTCTTTAGTTGAGGAAGCACAAGCGTTGAAGATTTCTTCTATGGAACAGTTTGGTTCAAGAGGTCGAGGCCGATGTAGTTAA
- the LOC121203046 gene encoding protein DETOXIFICATION 42 isoform X3 — protein sequence MGVGAILSFWSNMGKLPLLMFFKDSRNVLKRDELGSEIVNIAVPATLALLADPIASLIDTAFIGRIGAVELASVGVSVAIFNQISRITMFPLVSITTSFVAEEEATSKPTTEAEQDANPERESDVNQELVPLTGNGNVKKSQPDGNSKKHVPSASSALVIGSMLGILQTLFLIFAAKPLLGYMGVNSESPMLNIAQQYLTLRSLGAPAILLSLAAQGVFRGLKDTKTPLYAIIIGDSMNVILDPILMFVLRLGVKGAGIAHVVSQYLIFLILLWRLAGKIELCPPNFKELQFSRFLKSGFQLLIKIWLATSLLADGLAVAGQAILASSFAKKDYEKIVATASRVLQIGVLLGFLLSCTLAALSQFAAQLFTNDRDVMQLMNLSFPFIAVTQPINTLAFVFDGVNYGASDFAYSAYSMVLVAVVSIFCLFILSSSSGYIGIWIALTIFMNLRVFAGLLRVGTGTGPWSFLRN from the exons ATGGGAGTTGGTGCCATTTTAAGTTTTTGGAGCAATATGGGAAAGTTACCCCTTTTAATGTTCTTCAAAGATTCAAG AAATGTTTTGAAGAGGGATGAACTAGGCTCAGAAATAGTAAATATCGCAGTACCAGCAACACTTGCTTTATTGGCAGACCCTATTGCTTCTCTAATTGACACGGCATTCATTGGCCGTATAG GTGCTGTAGAGTTAGCTTCTGTAGGAGTTTCGGTTgcaatttttaatcaaatatcaaGAATTACCATGTTCCCACTAGTCAGTATTACTACTTCTTTTGTTGCTGAGGAAGAAGCTACCAGCAAACCGACTACCGAAGCAGAGCAAGATGCAAACCCGGAAAGGGAAAGTGATGTCAACCAGGAATTGGTGCCTCTAACTG GCAACGGTAACGTGAAAAAAAGCCAGCCTGATGGCAACAGTAAAAAGCATGTACCATCAGCATCTTCAGCTCTGGTTATTGGTAGCATGCTTGGGATACTTCAAACTTTATTCCTCATTTTCGCTGCTAAACCTCTCTTAGGTTATATGGGTGTAAATTCT GAATCTCCTATGCTCAATATAGCCCAACAGTACTTAACATTAAGATCACTCGGTGCTCCAGCTATTCTTCTCTCATTAGCTGCACAAGGGGTTTTCCGGGGATTAAAGGATACTAAAACTCCCTTATATGCTATCA TCATAGGAGACTCGATGAATGTTATTTTGGACCCTATATTGATGTTCGTACTTCGTCTTGGTGTCAAAGGTGCAGGCATTGCTCATGTAGTTTCTCA GTATTTAATCTTTCTCATACTTCTTTGGAGATTAGCCGGTAAAATCGAGTTGTGCCCGCCAAACTTTaaagagctacaatttagtcgattcctTAAAAGTG GATTTCAGCTATTGATTAAG ATTTGGCTGGCAACCTCTTTGCTTGCTGATGGATTGGCTGTTGCAGGACAA GCAATCCTTGCAAGTTCATTCGCAAAGAAAGATTACGAGAAGATAGTCGCTACCGCTTCCCGTGTGCTGCAG ATTGGTGTTCTGTTGGGGTTTCTGCTATCATGTACTCTAGCAGCTCTATCACAATTTGCTGCTCAACTATTTACGAACGACAGGGATGTTATGCAACTCATGAACCTCAGCTTTCCT TTCATTGCAGTAACTCAACCTATTAATACTTTAGCCTTTGTTTTCGATGGAGTTAACTATGGAGCTTCAGATTTTGCCTATTCAGCTTACTCCATG GTTTTGGTTGCTGTTGTGAGCATCTTTTGCTTGTTCATACTGTCCTCCAGCAGTGGCTATATTGGTATCTGGATTGCTTTGACCATCTTTATGAATTTGCGTGTATTTGCCGGTCTTTTGAG GGTAGGCACTGGTACGGGGCCTTGGAGTTTTCTTCGAAACTGA
- the LOC121203046 gene encoding protein DETOXIFICATION 42 isoform X1: MGVGAILSFWSNMGKLPLLMFFKDSRNVLKRDELGSEIVNIAVPATLALLADPIASLIDTAFIGRIGAVELASVGVSVAIFNQISRITMFPLVSITTSFVAEEEATSKPTTEAEQDANPERESDVNQELVPLTGNGNVKKSQPDGNSKKHVPSASSALVIGSMLGILQTLFLIFAAKPLLGYMGVNSESPMLNIAQQYLTLRSLGAPAILLSLAAQGVFRGLKDTKTPLYAIIIGDSMNVILDPILMFVLRLGVKGAGIAHVVSQYLIFLILLWRLAGKIELCPPNFKELQFSRFLKSGFQLLIKVISTTSCVTVAASLAARQGSNSMAAFQVCLQIWLATSLLADGLAVAGQAILASSFAKKDYEKIVATASRVLQIGVLLGFLLSCTLAALSQFAAQLFTNDRDVMQLMNLSFPFIAVTQPINTLAFVFDGVNYGASDFAYSAYSMVLVAVVSIFCLFILSSSSGYIGIWIALTIFMNLRVFAGLLRVGTGTGPWSFLRN; the protein is encoded by the exons ATGGGAGTTGGTGCCATTTTAAGTTTTTGGAGCAATATGGGAAAGTTACCCCTTTTAATGTTCTTCAAAGATTCAAG AAATGTTTTGAAGAGGGATGAACTAGGCTCAGAAATAGTAAATATCGCAGTACCAGCAACACTTGCTTTATTGGCAGACCCTATTGCTTCTCTAATTGACACGGCATTCATTGGCCGTATAG GTGCTGTAGAGTTAGCTTCTGTAGGAGTTTCGGTTgcaatttttaatcaaatatcaaGAATTACCATGTTCCCACTAGTCAGTATTACTACTTCTTTTGTTGCTGAGGAAGAAGCTACCAGCAAACCGACTACCGAAGCAGAGCAAGATGCAAACCCGGAAAGGGAAAGTGATGTCAACCAGGAATTGGTGCCTCTAACTG GCAACGGTAACGTGAAAAAAAGCCAGCCTGATGGCAACAGTAAAAAGCATGTACCATCAGCATCTTCAGCTCTGGTTATTGGTAGCATGCTTGGGATACTTCAAACTTTATTCCTCATTTTCGCTGCTAAACCTCTCTTAGGTTATATGGGTGTAAATTCT GAATCTCCTATGCTCAATATAGCCCAACAGTACTTAACATTAAGATCACTCGGTGCTCCAGCTATTCTTCTCTCATTAGCTGCACAAGGGGTTTTCCGGGGATTAAAGGATACTAAAACTCCCTTATATGCTATCA TCATAGGAGACTCGATGAATGTTATTTTGGACCCTATATTGATGTTCGTACTTCGTCTTGGTGTCAAAGGTGCAGGCATTGCTCATGTAGTTTCTCA GTATTTAATCTTTCTCATACTTCTTTGGAGATTAGCCGGTAAAATCGAGTTGTGCCCGCCAAACTTTaaagagctacaatttagtcgattcctTAAAAGTG GATTTCAGCTATTGATTAAGGTAATATCTACAACATCCTGTGTGACCGTCGCAGCATCATTAGCAGCTCGGCAGGGATCAAACTCAATGGCTGCATTTCAAGTTTGCTTGCAGATTTGGCTGGCAACCTCTTTGCTTGCTGATGGATTGGCTGTTGCAGGACAA GCAATCCTTGCAAGTTCATTCGCAAAGAAAGATTACGAGAAGATAGTCGCTACCGCTTCCCGTGTGCTGCAG ATTGGTGTTCTGTTGGGGTTTCTGCTATCATGTACTCTAGCAGCTCTATCACAATTTGCTGCTCAACTATTTACGAACGACAGGGATGTTATGCAACTCATGAACCTCAGCTTTCCT TTCATTGCAGTAACTCAACCTATTAATACTTTAGCCTTTGTTTTCGATGGAGTTAACTATGGAGCTTCAGATTTTGCCTATTCAGCTTACTCCATG GTTTTGGTTGCTGTTGTGAGCATCTTTTGCTTGTTCATACTGTCCTCCAGCAGTGGCTATATTGGTATCTGGATTGCTTTGACCATCTTTATGAATTTGCGTGTATTTGCCGGTCTTTTGAG GGTAGGCACTGGTACGGGGCCTTGGAGTTTTCTTCGAAACTGA
- the LOC121203046 gene encoding protein DETOXIFICATION 42 isoform X2 has protein sequence MGVGAILSFWSNMGKLPLLMFFKDSRNVLKRDELGSEIVNIAVPATLALLADPIASLIDTAFIGRIELASVGVSVAIFNQISRITMFPLVSITTSFVAEEEATSKPTTEAEQDANPERESDVNQELVPLTGNGNVKKSQPDGNSKKHVPSASSALVIGSMLGILQTLFLIFAAKPLLGYMGVNSESPMLNIAQQYLTLRSLGAPAILLSLAAQGVFRGLKDTKTPLYAIIIGDSMNVILDPILMFVLRLGVKGAGIAHVVSQYLIFLILLWRLAGKIELCPPNFKELQFSRFLKSGFQLLIKVISTTSCVTVAASLAARQGSNSMAAFQVCLQIWLATSLLADGLAVAGQAILASSFAKKDYEKIVATASRVLQIGVLLGFLLSCTLAALSQFAAQLFTNDRDVMQLMNLSFPFIAVTQPINTLAFVFDGVNYGASDFAYSAYSMVLVAVVSIFCLFILSSSSGYIGIWIALTIFMNLRVFAGLLRVGTGTGPWSFLRN, from the exons ATGGGAGTTGGTGCCATTTTAAGTTTTTGGAGCAATATGGGAAAGTTACCCCTTTTAATGTTCTTCAAAGATTCAAG AAATGTTTTGAAGAGGGATGAACTAGGCTCAGAAATAGTAAATATCGCAGTACCAGCAACACTTGCTTTATTGGCAGACCCTATTGCTTCTCTAATTGACACGGCATTCATTGGCCGTATAG AGTTAGCTTCTGTAGGAGTTTCGGTTgcaatttttaatcaaatatcaaGAATTACCATGTTCCCACTAGTCAGTATTACTACTTCTTTTGTTGCTGAGGAAGAAGCTACCAGCAAACCGACTACCGAAGCAGAGCAAGATGCAAACCCGGAAAGGGAAAGTGATGTCAACCAGGAATTGGTGCCTCTAACTG GCAACGGTAACGTGAAAAAAAGCCAGCCTGATGGCAACAGTAAAAAGCATGTACCATCAGCATCTTCAGCTCTGGTTATTGGTAGCATGCTTGGGATACTTCAAACTTTATTCCTCATTTTCGCTGCTAAACCTCTCTTAGGTTATATGGGTGTAAATTCT GAATCTCCTATGCTCAATATAGCCCAACAGTACTTAACATTAAGATCACTCGGTGCTCCAGCTATTCTTCTCTCATTAGCTGCACAAGGGGTTTTCCGGGGATTAAAGGATACTAAAACTCCCTTATATGCTATCA TCATAGGAGACTCGATGAATGTTATTTTGGACCCTATATTGATGTTCGTACTTCGTCTTGGTGTCAAAGGTGCAGGCATTGCTCATGTAGTTTCTCA GTATTTAATCTTTCTCATACTTCTTTGGAGATTAGCCGGTAAAATCGAGTTGTGCCCGCCAAACTTTaaagagctacaatttagtcgattcctTAAAAGTG GATTTCAGCTATTGATTAAGGTAATATCTACAACATCCTGTGTGACCGTCGCAGCATCATTAGCAGCTCGGCAGGGATCAAACTCAATGGCTGCATTTCAAGTTTGCTTGCAGATTTGGCTGGCAACCTCTTTGCTTGCTGATGGATTGGCTGTTGCAGGACAA GCAATCCTTGCAAGTTCATTCGCAAAGAAAGATTACGAGAAGATAGTCGCTACCGCTTCCCGTGTGCTGCAG ATTGGTGTTCTGTTGGGGTTTCTGCTATCATGTACTCTAGCAGCTCTATCACAATTTGCTGCTCAACTATTTACGAACGACAGGGATGTTATGCAACTCATGAACCTCAGCTTTCCT TTCATTGCAGTAACTCAACCTATTAATACTTTAGCCTTTGTTTTCGATGGAGTTAACTATGGAGCTTCAGATTTTGCCTATTCAGCTTACTCCATG GTTTTGGTTGCTGTTGTGAGCATCTTTTGCTTGTTCATACTGTCCTCCAGCAGTGGCTATATTGGTATCTGGATTGCTTTGACCATCTTTATGAATTTGCGTGTATTTGCCGGTCTTTTGAG GGTAGGCACTGGTACGGGGCCTTGGAGTTTTCTTCGAAACTGA